One region of Syntrophobacter fumaroxidans MPOB genomic DNA includes:
- a CDS encoding TonB-dependent receptor — protein sequence MLKRYLPAVAAVILVLVLISWPMRWMVAGQVVDAETGEPIENAVATILWMEPGPGPPGLAGTVTTEEAEDVSDVRGRFKLPIYASLLAVQEYRMVVYKKGYVCWSSVRIFPKEYIWTGNERIFPTMKKRTDFTPRDGMIIRLEPLREQNSRELHAVFTANIGAPMRTPIFTAAIKGEWELAAEWARKNREK from the coding sequence ATGTTGAAACGTTACCTGCCCGCGGTGGCTGCGGTGATCCTGGTGCTGGTCCTGATCTCCTGGCCCATGAGATGGATGGTTGCGGGCCAGGTCGTGGACGCCGAAACCGGAGAGCCCATCGAGAATGCCGTGGCGACCATCTTATGGATGGAGCCGGGACCGGGGCCTCCGGGCCTGGCGGGTACGGTGACGACTGAAGAAGCTGAAGACGTCTCGGATGTCCGGGGCCGTTTCAAGTTGCCCATATATGCATCGCTCCTGGCTGTTCAGGAATACAGAATGGTCGTTTACAAAAAGGGGTATGTCTGCTGGAGCAGCGTGCGTATCTTCCCGAAAGAGTATATTTGGACGGGCAACGAACGGATCTTTCCTACAATGAAAAAGCGTACTGATTTCACACCAAGGGATGGTATGATAATACGATTGGAACCGTTAAGAGAGCAGAACTCGAGAGAATTGCATGCCGTTTTCACTGCTAATATTGGAGCTCCAATGAGAACACCAATTTTCACTGCTGCTATCAAGGGAGAATGGGAGTTGGCTGCCGAATGGGCCAGGAAAAACAGGGAGAAGTAG
- a CDS encoding Ig-like domain-containing protein: MFKKLFCLVVFLSLALVLPVQPGSACDPPVFGPERFERGSGPPMTVTRGFAGSETGAEFEVWIRNGELYGRHRVTSGTIYLNGKKIVSSGELKAHVPLIRRRVSLNASNEIGVRLEGKPGSFLTVTIVDHRHPSVSLSASPQTIAPGGSSTLTWSSTDATICVIDHGVGWVAPTGSRKVRPRRTTTYTIYAYGHHEVVSAETTVTVGGSGPAAGDDVASTPEGTPVTVNVLANDTGSGLVLAGVTQGAHGAVSANADGTATYTPEPGFTGTDQFTYTVQDDHGATATGTVTITVTSANDAPVANAQTLSTNEDTAVSITLTGTDADGDTLSFTVTAPPAHGTLSGTAPNLTYTPAANYSGSDGFAFKVNDGKADSAAAAVSITVTSANDAPVANAQTLSTNEDTAVSITLTGTDADGDTLSFTVTTSPAHGTLSGTAPNLTYTPAAGYHGPDAFEFKVNDGKADSAAAAVSITVNAVNHPPAAADDSASTEAGKAVDIAVLANDTDPDGNTLLVSGFTQGANGSVSGGANGVLVYSPNAGFSGEDGFTYTVDDGNGGSASAAVKVTVNALAALSLTIVSPSEGAFIEGAAVMVRGTVSNATGAETGVTVNGVTAEVYGNEFVANHVVLVEGENTLTARAADTDGNALEASVVVNADPSADTIRIAANVESGIPSLEVTLGVRGSFSFSQSTIGCAGPAEPEYLETGAKEYKVRLSVEGIYYFTVEAVDNLNNVRADTAAIVVLNRNNLDALLQAKWDGMKAALIAGNSPGALAYFAASSRERYGEVFEHLAAGLPSIASGMREIELIYAKGGTAKYRIKREEQVQGQVYDITYYVYFLRDAAGIWGIDRF; this comes from the coding sequence ATGTTCAAAAAACTCTTTTGCCTGGTCGTTTTTCTTTCCCTGGCGTTGGTTTTGCCCGTTCAACCCGGGTCTGCGTGCGATCCCCCCGTTTTCGGACCGGAGCGGTTCGAGCGGGGTTCGGGGCCGCCGATGACGGTCACCAGGGGATTCGCCGGTTCCGAGACCGGAGCAGAATTCGAGGTGTGGATCCGCAACGGTGAGCTCTACGGGCGGCACCGGGTGACGAGCGGCACCATATACCTGAACGGGAAGAAGATCGTGAGCTCCGGTGAGCTGAAGGCTCACGTCCCGCTCATCCGGCGCCGCGTGTCGCTCAATGCCTCCAATGAAATTGGGGTGCGGCTCGAGGGCAAGCCCGGGAGTTTCCTTACAGTGACCATCGTGGACCATCGCCACCCGAGCGTGAGCCTTTCGGCTTCGCCGCAGACCATTGCTCCGGGGGGATCGTCGACCTTGACGTGGAGCTCGACCGACGCGACAATCTGCGTGATCGACCACGGGGTGGGGTGGGTTGCGCCCACCGGTTCACGGAAGGTCCGGCCCCGGCGGACCACCACTTACACGATATACGCCTACGGCCACCACGAGGTCGTCAGCGCGGAGACGACCGTGACGGTCGGGGGGTCGGGTCCCGCGGCCGGGGATGACGTCGCCTCGACGCCGGAGGGGACTCCGGTGACGGTCAACGTGCTGGCAAACGACACGGGGAGCGGCCTGGTCCTTGCCGGCGTCACCCAGGGCGCCCACGGGGCGGTCTCGGCCAACGCGGACGGGACGGCGACCTACACGCCGGAGCCCGGATTCACCGGAACGGACCAGTTCACCTACACGGTGCAAGACGACCATGGGGCCACGGCGACAGGCACGGTCACCATCACGGTCACCTCGGCAAACGATGCGCCGGTGGCGAACGCCCAGACGTTGAGCACGAACGAGGACACGGCGGTTTCGATCACCTTGACGGGAACGGACGCGGACGGGGATACCCTGAGCTTCACGGTGACGGCCCCGCCCGCTCACGGGACGCTCAGCGGCACGGCGCCGAACCTGACCTACACGCCGGCGGCGAACTACAGCGGATCGGACGGCTTTGCGTTCAAGGTGAACGACGGTAAAGCGGACTCCGCGGCGGCAGCGGTTTCGATCACGGTCACCTCGGCAAACGATGCGCCGGTGGCGAACGCGCAGACGTTGAGCACGAACGAGGACACGGCGGTCTCGATCACCTTGACGGGAACGGACGCGGACGGGGATACCCTGAGCTTCACGGTGACGACCTCGCCCGCTCACGGGACGCTCAGCGGCACGGCGCCGAACCTGACCTACACGCCGGCGGCCGGGTATCACGGCCCCGATGCTTTTGAATTCAAGGTGAATGACGGTAAAGCGGACTCCGCGGCGGCAGCGGTTTCGATCACGGTGAACGCGGTGAACCATCCTCCCGCGGCCGCTGACGACTCGGCGAGCACTGAGGCGGGGAAAGCCGTCGACATCGCGGTTCTCGCCAACGATACGGACCCCGACGGAAACACCCTGCTGGTATCGGGCTTCACGCAGGGGGCCAACGGGAGCGTGTCCGGCGGCGCGAACGGCGTCCTCGTCTATTCGCCCAACGCCGGGTTCAGCGGTGAGGACGGTTTCACGTACACCGTCGACGACGGCAACGGGGGGAGCGCATCGGCCGCCGTCAAGGTCACGGTGAACGCTCTTGCCGCCCTGTCTCTCACGATTGTTTCTCCTTCGGAGGGCGCCTTCATCGAAGGCGCAGCGGTGATGGTGCGAGGCACCGTTTCCAATGCGACGGGCGCCGAGACCGGGGTCACCGTCAACGGAGTGACGGCGGAGGTCTACGGCAATGAGTTCGTCGCCAATCACGTGGTGCTGGTCGAAGGTGAAAACACCCTGACCGCCAGGGCCGCGGATACGGACGGCAATGCGCTGGAGGCATCGGTTGTCGTGAACGCGGATCCGAGTGCGGATACCATCAGGATCGCGGCCAACGTCGAATCGGGCATTCCTTCCCTCGAGGTGACGCTTGGGGTGCGCGGTTCCTTCAGCTTCAGCCAGTCGACGATCGGTTGCGCGGGGCCGGCGGAACCCGAATATCTCGAGACCGGGGCCAAGGAATACAAGGTGCGGTTGAGCGTGGAGGGGATCTATTATTTCACGGTGGAGGCGGTGGACAATCTGAACAACGTCCGCGCGGACACGGCGGCCATCGTGGTATTGAACCGGAACAACCTGGACGCCCTGCTCCAGGCCAAATGGGATGGAATGAAGGCCGCTCTGATCGCGGGGAATTCCCCGGGCGCCCTGGCGTATTTTGCGGCAAGTTCCAGGGAACGCTACGGTGAGGTCTTCGAGCACCTGGCGGCGGGCTTGCCCTCCATCGCCTCGGGGATGCGGGAAATCGAGTTGATCTATGCGAAGGGCGGAACGGCCAAGTACAGGATCAAGCGCGAGGAACAGGTGCAGGGGCAGGTCTACGACATCACCTACTACGTTTATTTCCTGAGGGATGCCGCCGGCATATGGGGCATAGACCGATTTTGA
- a CDS encoding carboxypeptidase-like regulatory domain-containing protein: protein MSRKSMKWIGGIILVWFVSAAVGPCTITHKFGPYFGKVVDETGQPIEGALVLKAFYTIRLGGLTHNFVEALETVTDRNGEFHLAPYRAWVFRFPDQWDPIESISIFKPGYRVYSMRYIRSNEYLTIEIPRLRTREDQIKNLREMIYPNIPREKLKNFLEFEKKARREIGLTQ, encoded by the coding sequence ATGAGCAGGAAGTCGATGAAATGGATAGGTGGAATCATCCTGGTCTGGTTCGTATCGGCCGCGGTCGGTCCCTGTACCATAACCCACAAATTCGGCCCGTATTTCGGGAAGGTGGTGGATGAGACCGGCCAGCCGATTGAAGGGGCTCTCGTACTGAAAGCATTCTATACGATCAGACTAGGCGGCCTGACGCACAATTTTGTCGAAGCTCTTGAGACCGTGACGGACCGAAACGGCGAATTCCATCTCGCACCCTACAGAGCATGGGTCTTCCGATTCCCAGACCAGTGGGACCCGATAGAGAGTATAAGCATATTTAAACCTGGGTATCGGGTTTATTCAATGCGGTATATCCGTTCTAACGAATACTTAACAATTGAAATACCAAGATTGAGAACACGTGAAGATCAGATAAAAAATCTGCGCGAGATGATATATCCGAATATTCCTCGTGAAAAACTGAAAAACTTCCTTGAATTTGAAAAAAAAGCACGAAGAGAGATTGGCCTGACTCAATGA
- a CDS encoding Ig-like domain-containing protein yields MFKKLFCLVVFLSLALVLPVQPGSACDPPVFGPERFERGSGPPMTVTRGFAGSETGAEFEVWIRNGELYGRHRVTSGTIYLNGKKIVSSGELKAHVPLIRRRVSLNASNEIAVRLEGKPGSFLTVTIVDHRHPSVSLSASPQTIAPGGSSTLTWSSTDATICVIDHGVGWVAPTGSRKVRPRRTTTYTIYAYGHHEVVSAKTTVTVGGAGPAVGDDVASTPEGTPVTVNVLANDTGSGLVLAGVTQGAHGAVSANADGTATYTPEPGFTGTDQFTYTVQDDHGATATGTVTITVTSANDAPVANAQTLSTNEDTAVSITLTGTDADGDALTYAVTAPPAHGTLSGTAPNLTYTPAAGYHGPDAFEFKVNDGKADSAAATVSITVNAVNHPPAAADDSASTEAGKAVDIAVLANDTDPDGDAPQISGFTQGANGSVSGGANGVLVYSPNAGFSGEDGFTYTVDDGNGGSASATVTVAVRALAGISLEITSPLDGDFVVKHSTLVIGTVVNSAGNETGVVVNGVPAVVIGTQFVANRVRLQNGTNTLTAVATDTQGNTATTSIAVNSDTTGGYLELSTVIHSGISPFETSLRIGGTFPCSDAVLTYTGPGEAEFLQSTQPEDRVVRLVAEGLYLFTAEAADDQGTMHTDTVALVVFNRDDLDALFKSKWNAMKGKLSAGAIEDALGYFRERSKERYRTIFTALAAGLPGIVSGMQEIEMILCRESTAEYRIPRVHMVDGEAVTITYSIFFRVDEDGLWKIDRF; encoded by the coding sequence ATGTTCAAAAAACTCTTTTGCCTGGTCGTTTTTCTTTCCCTGGCGTTGGTTTTGCCCGTTCAACCCGGGTCTGCGTGCGATCCCCCCGTTTTCGGACCGGAGCGGTTCGAGCGGGGTTCGGGGCCGCCGATGACGGTCACCAGGGGATTCGCCGGTTCCGAGACCGGAGCGGAATTCGAGGTGTGGATCCGCAACGGTGAGCTCTACGGGCGGCACCGGGTGACGAGCGGCACCATATACCTGAACGGGAAGAAGATCGTGAGCTCCGGTGAGCTGAAGGCTCACGTCCCGCTCATCCGGCGCCGCGTGTCGCTCAATGCCTCCAATGAAATTGCGGTGCGGCTCGAGGGTAAGCCCGGGAGTTTCCTTACCGTGACCATCGTGGACCATCGCCACCCGAGCGTGAGCCTTTCGGCTTCGCCGCAGACCATTGCTCCGGGGGGATCGTCGACCTTGACGTGGAGCTCGACCGACGCGACAATCTGCGTGATCGACCACGGGGTGGGGTGGGTTGCGCCCACCGGTTCACGGAAGGTCCGGCCCCGGCGGACCACCACTTACACGATATACGCCTACGGCCACCACGAGGTCGTCAGCGCGAAGACGACCGTGACGGTCGGGGGGGCGGGTCCCGCGGTCGGGGATGACGTCGCCTCGACGCCGGAGGGGACTCCGGTGACGGTCAACGTGCTGGCAAACGACACGGGGAGCGGCCTGGTCCTTGCCGGCGTCACCCAGGGCGCCCACGGGGCGGTCTCGGCCAACGCGGACGGGACGGCGACCTACACGCCGGAGCCCGGATTCACCGGAACGGACCAGTTCACCTACACGGTGCAAGACGACCATGGGGCCACGGCGACAGGCACGGTCACCATCACGGTCACCTCGGCAAACGATGCGCCGGTGGCGAACGCGCAGACGTTGAGCACGAACGAGGACACGGCGGTTTCGATCACCTTGACGGGAACGGACGCGGACGGAGATGCGCTGACCTATGCGGTGACGGCCCCGCCCGCTCACGGGACGCTCAGCGGCACGGCGCCGAATCTGACCTACACGCCCGCGGCCGGGTATCACGGCCCCGATGCTTTTGAATTCAAGGTGAATGACGGTAAAGCGGACTCCGCGGCGGCAACGGTTTCGATCACGGTTAACGCGGTGAACCATCCTCCCGCGGCCGCCGACGACTCGGCGAGCACTGAGGCGGGGAAAGCCGTCGACATCGCGGTTCTCGCCAACGACACGGACCCCGACGGAGACGCCCCGCAGATATCGGGCTTCACGCAGGGGGCCAACGGGAGCGTATCCGGCGGCGCGAACGGCGTCCTCGTCTATTCGCCCAACGCCGGGTTCAGCGGTGAGGACGGTTTCACGTACACCGTCGACGACGGCAACGGGGGGAGCGCATCGGCAACCGTGACGGTGGCCGTCAGGGCACTCGCCGGGATATCCCTGGAGATCACCTCGCCGTTGGACGGGGATTTTGTCGTGAAGCACTCGACCCTTGTCATTGGGACGGTAGTCAACTCTGCGGGAAACGAAACGGGAGTGGTTGTAAACGGGGTCCCCGCGGTCGTCATCGGCACTCAGTTCGTGGCAAACCGGGTTCGCCTCCAAAACGGCACAAACACGTTGACCGCCGTGGCCACTGACACGCAGGGCAACACCGCAACCACGTCGATCGCGGTCAATTCGGACACGACCGGAGGATACCTGGAACTCTCGACGGTGATTCATTCCGGCATCTCCCCCTTTGAGACTAGCCTGCGCATCGGGGGAACCTTTCCTTGTTCGGATGCCGTGTTGACTTACACTGGTCCAGGAGAGGCGGAGTTTTTACAGAGCACGCAGCCGGAGGATCGCGTGGTGCGGCTGGTCGCCGAAGGGCTTTACCTGTTCACCGCCGAGGCGGCCGACGACCAGGGGACGATGCACACGGATACGGTTGCACTGGTGGTATTCAATCGGGACGATCTGGATGCCCTGTTCAAATCCAAATGGAATGCAATGAAGGGAAAACTGTCCGCGGGTGCCATAGAGGACGCCCTGGGATATTTCCGGGAAAGATCCAAGGAACGCTATCGTACGATATTTACTGCCCTGGCCGCCGGACTTCCCGGTATTGTTTCAGGGATGCAGGAGATTGAGATGATCCTGTGCAGGGAAAGCACCGCGGAATACCGGATTCCGAGGGTGCATATGGTGGACGGAGAGGCCGTGACCATCACCTACTCGATCTTTTTCAGGGTTGATGAGGACGGGCTCTGGAAAATAGATAGATTCTAG